Genomic segment of Corythoichthys intestinalis isolate RoL2023-P3 chromosome 7, ASM3026506v1, whole genome shotgun sequence:
AGCGGCGGGAAATCCGCCGCGCTGGCGGCGGCGTCGCCGGACGGTAATCGGAGGCGGCCCGGGGGGCATTTAAGAACGTTGTTGTGTACGGATTAGCGAAAATGTATTTGCCACGGGCTGTGTCGAACCAGCGACCCTGGACTCGAAGTGCCGGATGTGCGCGGCGTCGTCCTGACGTCATCTTACCGAGATCTATCCGTCACGTGGTCCTTCCTCCTTTCACTTTAGGGCACAATCTGAATGTGTTCTAATGCGAAAGATCAGCTTGTTTACGTTGATAACTGGATAGCAGTTTACctcttagataaaatattttccgtttgatttgcttttcattcattagAATGGCTCTTTATTGTCATAGAAAATAATTAGACCACAGTTGATCTCTACAATTTAATGTTTAATGCTCAGTATTAGTTTGTATTACTTGACAAATATGTTGTTTAGCCATCTAGATGTATACAATGGTTTTATTTGTCATGCCAATAGAAAAGGAGCACTTTCGCCTCCTTTGTTATTATATTAAAAAGTGCAACTTATTTGCATGCACAAGCCTTTGAAACCTTGGCATCAATGAGTCAGTATTTACAAAACATCATGCAAGACATAAGACACTTGCCTTAATGAACacttgggtaaaaaaaaacaatatatacacaggaaAAAGGATAATAGAATGACACTTTATTGGGATAAATGGGTTCACATATTTACAGTTTattctacattatttacaaGTGTGTCCATCCAGATTTTTGTTAAGGGGGCGGGTTTCGCAGTTCTTTCTGCTGGCGCTGCTCATTCAGCCACACTTCTAAAGATTTGCCTCCTGACGAATTGAGGCAAAAGGTGGCCCTGCCAAAGCGGCTGTGTCCAAACTCCTTAATTTTGGGTTGCCCACACTTTGAGCACTTGTTAACTGCCACTTCGCGGACATATCTTCTTTTCTGGACTCCACTGGCTTCCTGTTCTGCCCTGCGCCGCTTGTTCCTCACTGTGAGACGGGACACAGGAGCCACAGGGGCAACAGGAGTTTGAGCCTGGACAGGGGCGGCTAGGGACCAACCAGGGTTTAAAACAATGATCTGAGGCGGCAATGCAGGAGCTGGGAGAGCAAGAGGAGCAGGAGGATGTGCTGGAGCGATGGGCCGGACGACAGTGGCACTAGCAGGCTGTCTACCCGGCCGCAACTTAGGAGCCTGTCCCGCCCTGTTTGGAGGAAGGACGAACTCGTGCTGGGGCCCTGATGTGGAGGGAGGCTTCTCCATCCTTTCCCGTGGAGCAGGAAGCTGTGAGCTGGCCACAGCGATGCGGTCCTCACAAGCAAGGCCTTGGGAAAGGACACTTCGCTCCTGAGAGTTCTCCCGTCGATTAAACCTGCAGccataaaatgtaaacattacaaatgaccgctaaactttttacataaatgtcaatataaaaaacattgtgcttACCACTGAGTGAGAGTCCTCTGATTCAGCAGGAAAAGTTGAAGAGAGGTGGCCTCCATCAGGGTGTGGCAGTTCAGCACCACGTCTCGGATGTGGTGGTAGTCATTGAGTACTTTGGTCCAACGAGGAAGGCGGACTCCATCCTTTTTACTTGGAGACTTGTGTAGTGCACACAGCTTGACGCACATAGTCTCAACTAAGCGGCTTGAGCTGGGCCACTGAGCTGGCCCTCCTGGATGACCAATCAGGCACTTCTTCACACTGTCCACACCCGGTGTCGTTCCTGCGTTCTTCGGGGCCTTGTAGCGTCCGTGGACAAGCTTGGGCTGGTGTCTGGGCTGGTAGTGGATCCTCCGCTTGTCCCCTTCAGGTAGAGCAGTCCACAAGAGGATGACCTCGCTGACCTGCTGCTCGTCCAGGTAGCGTGCCTGACGGAGGGACACCAGGTATTCAGCCAAGTCCTGGACCTTATCCCAGCCAGGTACGCCATCAGGTCCAAGAATTGGAGCCTGCGTAGTAGAAATATCAAAATGAATCAACAAATGATATTAAATTAATGAAAATTACTTGTAAATACTGAAGGGAAATTCAATACAACACTCAGCATGTCAAAGCAAATAGAGACTAATAATGATCAGTCAACTCACAAGAGTCTGGTCTGCAGCACTGGACCCAGCAGATGTGGCAGGATCAGAGGCAGCACTAGGCTCGTCAGGGTGCTGAAGAGGACGCTGCAGGGGGGAGGGCACACGACGCTGGGAAGGGGACTTCGGTGGAGGCAGCCCTTGACTGGATGTGGATGGCTGTGGGACAGTCTCGATGGTGTCATAGAGGACAGGCACCGTCAAGTCAATAGGTTCCTCCTCCAGAAAACCTTCGTCCTGCACCTCCTCATCGTCCATCTGCTCCACCAGTCGATCCTCATCCTCCGGGTTTTCCATGTCAGTAAGGGATTTACCAGTCTGACTGTACAGGTACTCAATGCCTAGAAGCTCCCCTGCAtaaacacatatacacacacacacacagaaaaaaaagatcaatcaATTGTTTGAAATAAtgtattaaatattaaaatttaacattaaatacatttattcaatACATTTTATAAATGAAAACTTCTTTATACTTCATTACATTGTGAAGATGACATCTAATCTTTAATTCTTCATCAATAAAAATACTTTTGCTacaattttccaaaaatgtcagaGTTAACAAGAATTATTCTTGCCTGTGTAAACCCCCGGACGCTGGAAGCACTCGTCCAAGGACTTCTTCAGGACCTTGCGGCTGAGCCGGTCCATGGCCTCCCTCTCAGCACTGTCATAGGTCCTCAGCTCATGTTTTCCTGTCACTGCATGTTCCATTCTGTCCTGGTTCCAGCGCATCAGACCTTCCAGGAGATAGGCCTGGAAGTGAGCGTCACTGGCACTGGTCCCTGCaggttaaacaaaaaaatacatagaCTGTGTTAGGAGCAAAAACGATTTACTGTAATACAGCAGTATGCTTGAAAGTAAGTAATAACCCACCAGGGATGAAGCGGTTCAAATGGAGGTGGAAGGACTCCAATGAGGTGGAGCCACGAGCACAGCGATAGCAGCAGAGCTCCACACCACCTTTCTTCAGTGACCCCGTCTTCATGTACAGAGGGAAGCCCTCTGGGTCCTGAATACAAGCGATGTGCCTCTGCTGGTCTATCCAGATCTGTTGGATACGCTCGTGGTCCAGCAGTGGTACACCCAGAGTGTCCCTCCCCTTCTCGCTGTCCATCTCGTCAATTAGTGATTTAATCCTCCTAGTAGTCTCCTCCACGCCTCTGGTCCTCTTGCGGCAGTGCAGTTCCAACTCCTTCCTGCTGATCAGCTTGTCCAGGGCCTTCTCTGAGACTGGACCTGCTCCTCTGGCCCGCAGCTCCCCTTGTTTGGCCAGCCGAAGAGCAGTGACATCTTCTGGGTCCAGCTCAAAGATGCACCTGAAGAGTCGAGCCATGAAGATGCCGTAAAGCTGATGGGCTTCCGTGATGACGGCTGCAGCAAACCGCCTCATGAAGTGCCAGATGTCCAGATGCACTTGGAGCTCATCCCACTCAGCAAACTTGGTCCTGACCAGCGACTGTCCCTGTGCATGTGGAGTGCAGCAGTCTCTGTCCACATACAGGATAGCGGGTGGTGCCACTCCCGCTTCCCTGTACCTCCTCACCAGAC
This window contains:
- the LOC130919501 gene encoding uncharacterized protein LOC130919501, which codes for MENPEDEDRLVEQMDDEEVQDEGFLEEEPIDLTVPVLYDTIETVPQPSTSSQGLPPPKSPSQRRVPSPLQRPLQHPDEPSAASDPATSAGSSAADQTLAPILGPDGVPGWDKVQDLAEYLVSLRQARYLDEQQVSEVILLWTALPEGDKRRIHYQPRHQPKLVHGRYKAPKNAGTTPGVDSVKKCLIGHPGGPAQWPSSSRLVETMCVKLCALHKSPSKKDGVRLPRWTKVLNDYHHIRDVVLNCHTLMEATSLQLFLLNQRTLTQWFNRRENSQERSVLSQGLACEDRIAVASSQLPAPRERMEKPPSTSGPQHEFVLPPNRAGQAPKLRPGRQPASATVVRPIAPAHPPAPLALPAPALPPQIIVLNPGWSLAAPVQAQTPVAPVAPVSRLTVRNKRRRAEQEASGVQKRRYVREVAVNKCSKCGQPKIKEFGHSRFGRATFCLNSSGGKSLEVWLNEQRQQKELRNPPP